In Ovis canadensis isolate MfBH-ARS-UI-01 breed Bighorn chromosome 3, ARS-UI_OviCan_v2, whole genome shotgun sequence, one DNA window encodes the following:
- the ZCRB1 gene encoding zinc finger CCHC-type and RNA-binding motif-containing protein 1 isoform X3 encodes MKDKDTRRSKGVAFILFLDKDSAQNCTRAINNKQLFGRVIKASIAIDNGRAAEFIRRRNYFDKSKCYECGESGHLSYACPKNMLGEREPPKKKEKKKKKKIPEPEEEIEAVEESEDEGEDPALDSLSQAIAFQQAKIEEEQKRWKPSSGGPSTSDDSRRPRIKKSTYFSDEEELSD; translated from the exons ATGAAAGATAAAGATACCAGGAGGAGTAAAGGGGTtgcatttattctatttttggatAAAGACTCTGCACAAAACTGTACCAGGGCAATAAACAACAAACAG TTATTTGGTAGAGTGATAAAAGCAAGCATTGCTATTGACAATGGAAGAGCAGCTGAGTTCATCCGAAGACGAAACTACTTTGATAAATCTAAGTGTTATGAATGTGGG GAAAGTGGACACTTAAGTTATGCCTGTCCCAAAAATATGCTTGGAGAACGTGAACctccaaagaagaaagagaaaaagaaaaaaaagaaaattcctgagCCAGAAGAAGAAAT tgAAGCagtagaagaaagtgaagatgaagggGAAGATCCTGCTCTTGACAGCCTCAGTCAGGCCATAGCTTTCCAG CAAGCCaaaattgaagaagaacaaaaaagatgGAAACCCAGTTCAGGAGGTCCTTCAACATCAGATGATTCAAGACGCCCAAGGATAAAGAAAAGCACATATTTCAGTGATGAGGAGGaacttagtgattaa
- the ZCRB1 gene encoding zinc finger CCHC-type and RNA-binding motif-containing protein 1 isoform X1, whose protein sequence is MSGGLAPSKSTVYVSNLPFSLTNNDLYRIFSKYGKVVKVTIMKDKDTRRSKGVAFILFLDKDSAQNCTRAINNKQLFGRVIKASIAIDNGRAAEFIRRRNYFDKSKCYECGESGHLSYACPKNMLGEREPPKKKEKKKKKKIPEPEEEIEAVEESEDEGEDPALDSLSQAIAFQQAKIEEEQKRWKPSSGGPSTSDDSRRPRIKKSTYFSDEEELSD, encoded by the exons atgAGTGGTGGATTGGCCCCAAGTAAAAGCACAGTGTATGTATCCAATCTGCCCTTTTCCCTGACCAACAATGACTTATATCGG ATATTTTCCAAGTATGGCAAAGTTGTAAA GGTTACTATAATGAAAGATAAAGATACCAGGAGGAGTAAAGGGGTtgcatttattctatttttggatAAAGACTCTGCACAAAACTGTACCAGGGCAATAAACAACAAACAG TTATTTGGTAGAGTGATAAAAGCAAGCATTGCTATTGACAATGGAAGAGCAGCTGAGTTCATCCGAAGACGAAACTACTTTGATAAATCTAAGTGTTATGAATGTGGG GAAAGTGGACACTTAAGTTATGCCTGTCCCAAAAATATGCTTGGAGAACGTGAACctccaaagaagaaagagaaaaagaaaaaaaagaaaattcctgagCCAGAAGAAGAAAT tgAAGCagtagaagaaagtgaagatgaagggGAAGATCCTGCTCTTGACAGCCTCAGTCAGGCCATAGCTTTCCAG CAAGCCaaaattgaagaagaacaaaaaagatgGAAACCCAGTTCAGGAGGTCCTTCAACATCAGATGATTCAAGACGCCCAAGGATAAAGAAAAGCACATATTTCAGTGATGAGGAGGaacttagtgattaa
- the ZCRB1 gene encoding zinc finger CCHC-type and RNA-binding motif-containing protein 1 isoform X2 codes for MTYIGVTIMKDKDTRRSKGVAFILFLDKDSAQNCTRAINNKQLFGRVIKASIAIDNGRAAEFIRRRNYFDKSKCYECGESGHLSYACPKNMLGEREPPKKKEKKKKKKIPEPEEEIEAVEESEDEGEDPALDSLSQAIAFQQAKIEEEQKRWKPSSGGPSTSDDSRRPRIKKSTYFSDEEELSD; via the exons ATGACTTATATCGG GGTTACTATAATGAAAGATAAAGATACCAGGAGGAGTAAAGGGGTtgcatttattctatttttggatAAAGACTCTGCACAAAACTGTACCAGGGCAATAAACAACAAACAG TTATTTGGTAGAGTGATAAAAGCAAGCATTGCTATTGACAATGGAAGAGCAGCTGAGTTCATCCGAAGACGAAACTACTTTGATAAATCTAAGTGTTATGAATGTGGG GAAAGTGGACACTTAAGTTATGCCTGTCCCAAAAATATGCTTGGAGAACGTGAACctccaaagaagaaagagaaaaagaaaaaaaagaaaattcctgagCCAGAAGAAGAAAT tgAAGCagtagaagaaagtgaagatgaagggGAAGATCCTGCTCTTGACAGCCTCAGTCAGGCCATAGCTTTCCAG CAAGCCaaaattgaagaagaacaaaaaagatgGAAACCCAGTTCAGGAGGTCCTTCAACATCAGATGATTCAAGACGCCCAAGGATAAAGAAAAGCACATATTTCAGTGATGAGGAGGaacttagtgattaa